A part of Synechococcus sp. KORDI-49 genomic DNA contains:
- a CDS encoding RNB domain-containing ribonuclease: MKFTVADLLDQLSIDAAVEPPKLAKSLKLTKQSEKQCLDLALDALGRIGVVAIQDDGGVIRCENDQLIDARLRCSSKGFCFAIRHDGGDDIYIRDHQLNHAWNGDRVLVRITREGGRRRSPEGGVQCILERSTTSLLAQVERQDEQLVAVPLDDRLLASIQLPKEAGEHLQEDKPTSVVEVQVDRYPVAQHAAMGHVARPLPLNGGPAADRELLLTKAGLHHRQAAPRGSAKAPTTKGRTDLSDQPCLLLRSWSVEDAPGLPAVHVEAHEGGSRLWVHAPTVAERIGSGNSLDLWLRDQGEALCLGNAWQPLLTPALSKAGSFVSGETAEAITVRLDVSATGEITDWTFMLSTIRPAATVSSEQMKALAERKPRSRSLPTALKPIKDHLGQLETLQFCARCLMDRERQAGVVQLDLQLPEMEALGDLIWADPTGLRHRWVDAMAPQDPQSLLQPLLRAANRAWAQHRESLQLPGIVLQSGEPDPAVLTDVAKTAIALDLPLELDEEGSPSAQELLAGFSESAHRRVLEQQLSHALPQPVFAFAGLAPVPTEAEESTASATGGEKATDPLVAEVPWCCAGLSYAHLANQQVLVSLLQDGKDRPTVRHKTRLTLGERGCGEALSWPLFTASQEEKLQGICTERFVQRLNSRRRQIHELERDLVTMVQARSAEPLVDSETEGRISGVQSYGFFVEVGPTRVEGLVHVSSLNDDWYEYRSRQNRLVGRKTRRVYQLGDSVRVRVIKVDVLRNQIDLDVIADPLPAPEAEDTGITPIPVTLSNA; this comes from the coding sequence ATGAAGTTCACGGTCGCCGACCTGCTCGATCAACTGTCCATCGATGCAGCGGTCGAGCCACCGAAGCTGGCCAAGAGCCTCAAGCTCACCAAGCAGAGCGAGAAGCAGTGCCTGGATCTGGCCCTCGACGCCCTCGGCAGGATCGGGGTGGTCGCGATCCAGGACGACGGTGGCGTCATCCGTTGTGAAAACGATCAGCTGATCGATGCCCGGCTTCGCTGCAGCAGCAAAGGCTTCTGCTTCGCCATCCGTCATGACGGCGGGGATGACATCTACATCCGCGACCATCAGCTCAATCACGCCTGGAACGGTGATCGCGTGCTGGTGCGAATCACCCGAGAAGGCGGGCGACGACGATCACCGGAGGGAGGTGTTCAGTGCATCCTCGAACGCAGCACCACCTCGCTGCTGGCCCAGGTGGAACGTCAGGACGAGCAGCTGGTGGCCGTTCCCCTCGACGACCGGCTGCTGGCCAGCATTCAGTTGCCGAAAGAAGCTGGAGAGCATCTCCAGGAAGACAAACCAACCTCTGTTGTGGAGGTTCAGGTCGATCGCTACCCGGTGGCTCAGCATGCGGCTATGGGTCATGTGGCGCGTCCGCTTCCCCTGAACGGGGGCCCTGCGGCCGATCGCGAACTGCTGCTCACCAAGGCAGGGCTGCATCACCGGCAGGCCGCGCCGCGTGGATCCGCCAAGGCTCCAACCACGAAGGGACGCACCGATCTCAGTGATCAGCCCTGTCTGCTGCTGCGCAGCTGGTCCGTCGAGGACGCCCCCGGGCTGCCCGCCGTTCACGTCGAAGCCCATGAGGGCGGGAGCCGGCTCTGGGTGCATGCGCCCACGGTCGCCGAACGGATCGGCAGCGGAAACAGTCTGGATCTGTGGTTGCGCGATCAGGGGGAAGCTCTCTGCCTCGGGAACGCCTGGCAACCGCTGCTCACGCCAGCACTCAGCAAGGCCGGAAGCTTCGTGTCAGGGGAAACGGCCGAAGCGATCACGGTGCGCCTCGATGTCTCCGCGACGGGAGAGATCACGGACTGGACCTTCATGCTCAGCACCATCCGTCCGGCGGCGACGGTGTCCTCGGAGCAGATGAAGGCGCTGGCGGAGCGCAAGCCCAGAAGCCGCAGTCTCCCCACCGCGCTCAAGCCGATCAAGGACCACCTCGGACAGCTGGAGACACTGCAGTTCTGTGCCCGCTGTCTGATGGATCGCGAGCGTCAGGCCGGCGTGGTGCAACTGGATCTGCAGCTGCCGGAGATGGAAGCGCTCGGAGACCTGATCTGGGCCGATCCCACAGGGCTGCGGCATCGCTGGGTCGATGCCATGGCTCCACAGGACCCACAGTCGCTGCTGCAGCCGCTGCTGCGTGCCGCCAACCGGGCCTGGGCACAGCATCGTGAGTCGCTTCAGCTGCCGGGCATCGTTCTGCAGAGCGGGGAACCGGATCCCGCTGTTCTGACGGATGTCGCGAAGACCGCGATTGCCCTCGATCTGCCGCTTGAACTCGATGAAGAGGGCAGCCCATCCGCTCAGGAACTGCTCGCAGGCTTCAGCGAGTCAGCCCATCGACGCGTGCTGGAGCAACAGCTCAGCCATGCCCTGCCGCAACCGGTGTTCGCCTTTGCCGGCCTGGCCCCGGTGCCGACGGAAGCCGAGGAATCCACCGCATCGGCCACCGGTGGCGAGAAGGCGACAGATCCTCTGGTCGCCGAGGTCCCGTGGTGCTGCGCAGGCCTCAGCTATGCCCACCTCGCCAACCAGCAGGTGCTGGTCAGCCTGCTCCAGGACGGCAAGGATCGGCCGACCGTGCGCCACAAGACCCGTCTCACCCTCGGGGAACGCGGATGCGGCGAAGCGCTGAGCTGGCCTCTGTTCACAGCGTCCCAGGAGGAGAAACTGCAGGGGATCTGCACGGAACGCTTCGTTCAGAGACTGAACAGCCGCCGTCGTCAGATTCATGAGCTTGAACGGGATCTGGTGACCATGGTTCAGGCGCGGTCCGCCGAGCCGCTGGTGGACAGCGAAACCGAAGGCCGAATCAGTGGTGTTCAGAGCTACGGATTCTTTGTCGAGGTGGGGCCGACACGGGTTGAAGGGCTCGTGCACGTCAGCTCCCTGAACGATGATTGGTATGAGTACCGATCGCGCCAGAACCGTCTCGTCGGACGCAAGACACGCCGCGTGTATCAACTCGGTGACAGCGTTCGGGTGCGTGTGATCAAAGTCGACGTGCTGCGCAATCAGATCGATCTGGACGTGATCGCCGACCCCTTGCCGGCGCCGGAAGCAGAGGACACCGGCATCACACCGATTCCGGTCACCCTCAGCAACGCCTGA
- a CDS encoding flavin prenyltransferase UbiX, whose translation MHPYVLAVTGASAQPLAERALQLLLRRGRDVHLVLSRGAHEVFRAEQGLRIPVAPDEQERFWREHLKESAGGLVCHRWNDQSASIASGSFRTRAMLILPCSMGTVGRIRAGVAMDLIERCADVHLKEGRPLVIAPREMPFNLIHLRNLTALAEAGARIAAPIPAWYTRPESLDDMVDFLVIRLLDGLEEDLGPLDRWQGPVA comes from the coding sequence ATGCATCCCTACGTCCTTGCGGTGACCGGCGCATCCGCGCAGCCGCTGGCGGAGCGGGCTCTGCAGCTGCTGTTGCGACGCGGCCGCGACGTTCATCTGGTGCTGAGCCGCGGAGCCCACGAGGTGTTCCGCGCCGAGCAGGGACTGAGGATCCCAGTGGCACCCGATGAGCAGGAACGCTTCTGGCGCGAGCATCTCAAGGAATCAGCGGGTGGACTGGTGTGCCATCGTTGGAACGATCAGAGCGCCTCGATCGCCAGCGGCAGTTTCCGCACACGGGCCATGCTGATCCTTCCCTGCAGCATGGGCACGGTCGGTCGCATCCGTGCCGGTGTGGCGATGGATCTGATCGAACGCTGCGCCGATGTGCATCTCAAGGAGGGTCGCCCGCTGGTGATCGCTCCTCGCGAAATGCCGTTCAACCTGATTCATCTGCGCAATCTCACGGCCCTTGCGGAAGCCGGGGCACGCATTGCAGCTCCGATTCCTGCCTGGTACACACGGCCGGAAAGCCTGGATGACATGGTCGATTTCCTCGTGATCCGCCTGCTGGATGGTCTTGAGGAGGATCTCGGTCCGCTCGATCGCTGGCAGGGCCCTGTCGCATGA
- a CDS encoding DUF2996 domain-containing protein, whose amino-acid sequence MSDTPAEAEAQAKPKPKAKPPKPEDKPFELFMREEFLPAVSSQLKDHAIAPDRLELVTGERPVVGGTCPMVVGELPGDRRFWLCFNSEDIASGKTITLADPGSDPTLLESFLIDEKRMSLALLVSRLLQRLNGQKWLGGN is encoded by the coding sequence GTGAGCGACACCCCTGCTGAAGCCGAAGCGCAGGCGAAACCGAAGCCGAAGGCCAAACCTCCCAAACCGGAGGACAAACCATTCGAGCTGTTCATGCGCGAGGAGTTTCTGCCGGCGGTCAGCAGCCAGCTCAAGGATCACGCCATCGCCCCGGACCGGCTTGAGCTGGTCACAGGCGAGCGACCGGTGGTCGGAGGCACCTGCCCGATGGTGGTCGGGGAACTGCCTGGTGACCGTCGCTTCTGGCTGTGTTTCAACAGCGAGGACATCGCCAGCGGAAAGACCATCACCCTGGCGGACCCGGGCAGCGACCCGACCCTGCTGGAGTCCTTCCTGATCGATGAGAAGCGGATGTCACTGGCTCTGCTCGTGTCCAGGCTTCTGCAGCGCCTGAACGGTCAGAAATGGCTGGGGGGGAACTGA
- the acsF gene encoding magnesium-protoporphyrin IX monomethyl ester (oxidative) cyclase — MVPPTAMAEQAAESAVAVKEPVKDTILTPRFYTTDFEAMAAMDLRPNEAELEAICEEFRKDYNRHHFVRNDEFDGAADKLDPETRQVFVEFLEQSCTSEFSGFLLYKELSRRIKQKNPLLAECFAHMARDEARHAGFLNKAMSDFGVQLDLGFLTASKKYTFFKPKFIFYATYLSEKIGYWRYIAIYRHLEKNPDSKIFPIFNFFENWCQDENRHGDFFDALMKAQPDTVRGPIARLWCRFFLLAVFATMYVRDVARKEFYESLGLDARTYDRMVIDKTNETSARVFPVVLDVRNDKFWERLEQLVSNNAALQAADAGTSPAPVRLIRKLPHWLGNVSVMAKLFLMSPIPSDRFQPAVR, encoded by the coding sequence ATGGTCCCTCCCACCGCCATGGCCGAGCAGGCAGCCGAGAGTGCTGTCGCCGTCAAGGAGCCCGTCAAGGACACAATCCTCACTCCGCGGTTTTACACCACCGATTTCGAGGCCATGGCCGCCATGGACCTGCGCCCGAACGAGGCGGAGCTCGAAGCGATCTGTGAAGAATTCCGCAAGGATTACAACCGTCATCATTTCGTCCGCAACGACGAGTTCGACGGCGCCGCCGACAAACTCGACCCTGAAACACGACAGGTCTTCGTTGAATTTCTCGAGCAGAGCTGCACGTCGGAATTCTCCGGTTTCCTCCTCTACAAGGAGCTGAGCCGTCGGATCAAGCAGAAGAACCCTCTTCTCGCCGAGTGCTTTGCCCACATGGCCCGCGATGAGGCCCGCCACGCCGGCTTCCTCAACAAGGCGATGAGTGATTTCGGAGTTCAGCTCGACCTCGGGTTCCTGACGGCCAGCAAGAAGTACACCTTCTTCAAACCCAAGTTCATCTTCTACGCCACCTACCTGTCAGAGAAGATCGGCTACTGGCGTTACATCGCCATCTACCGGCACCTGGAGAAGAACCCGGACAGCAAGATCTTCCCGATCTTCAACTTCTTCGAGAACTGGTGTCAGGACGAGAACCGCCATGGCGATTTCTTCGACGCCCTGATGAAGGCTCAGCCCGACACCGTGCGTGGCCCCATCGCCAGGTTGTGGTGCCGGTTCTTCCTGCTGGCCGTGTTCGCCACCATGTATGTGCGTGATGTGGCCCGCAAGGAGTTCTACGAGTCACTCGGCCTTGACGCCCGCACCTACGACCGCATGGTGATCGACAAGACCAACGAGACCTCGGCCCGCGTTTTCCCGGTCGTGCTCGATGTGCGCAACGACAAGTTCTGGGAGCGCCTCGAGCAGTTGGTCAGCAACAACGCAGCTCTTCAGGCTGCGGATGCCGGCACGTCCCCTGCGCCTGTGCGTCTGATCCGCAAGCTCCCCCACTGGCTCGGCAACGTCTCCGTGATGGCGAAGCTGTTCCTGATGTCCCCGATCCCCAGTGATCGTTTCCAGCCCGCCGTCCGCTGA
- a CDS encoding TldD/PmbA family protein — translation MTAALFTTNGAALLEDLLQRGVSAGASLVEVFAERTDHLGLLAEQDNITSVNPSFACGAGIRVFRGERDGFVSTNDLSRDGLTRALDQALAMLGLEIGTRDSAAGFQGLRALINHAATKEDWLQRCPSMAAAGDRLKQGTAHLERLGKHLQVRRGSYSRDWQEVLVAASDGTFARDIRLHQSTGLSVLAADGDYRASIGRRYGSTDRPEDLVNWNSETSATEVCESAGKMLRADYVEAGQMPVVLANRFGGVIFHEACGHLLETTQIERGTTPFADSVGSLIAHPAVTAVDEGLSDGAFGTLSMDDEGMAPERTVLIENGILQRFISDRAGELRTGHRRTGSGRRQSHAFAAASRMRNTYIDAGPHKPEDLIASVDHGLYCKAMGGGSVGPTGQFNFAVEEGYLIENGQLRQPVKGATLIGDAKEVMPRISMCADDLDLAAGFCGSVSGSIFVTVGQPHIKVDSITVGGR, via the coding sequence TTGACCGCCGCTCTTTTCACGACCAACGGAGCCGCACTGCTGGAGGACCTTCTCCAGCGGGGCGTTTCGGCCGGGGCCTCGCTCGTCGAGGTGTTTGCTGAACGAACCGATCATCTCGGTCTGCTCGCCGAACAGGACAACATCACCAGCGTCAACCCGTCCTTCGCCTGCGGCGCTGGAATCAGGGTGTTCCGCGGCGAGCGGGACGGCTTCGTGAGCACCAACGATCTCTCGAGGGATGGCCTGACCAGGGCTCTCGACCAGGCCCTGGCGATGCTTGGGCTGGAGATCGGAACCCGGGATTCCGCTGCGGGCTTCCAGGGTCTGCGTGCACTCATCAACCATGCCGCAACCAAAGAGGACTGGTTGCAGCGCTGCCCCTCCATGGCGGCAGCCGGCGACAGGCTGAAGCAGGGAACCGCTCATCTGGAGCGCCTCGGCAAGCATCTGCAGGTGCGTCGTGGCAGCTATTCCCGCGATTGGCAGGAGGTTCTGGTGGCCGCGTCGGACGGCACCTTCGCGCGGGACATCCGTCTCCACCAGTCCACCGGACTCTCGGTGCTGGCAGCCGATGGCGACTACCGCGCCAGCATCGGTCGGCGCTACGGCAGCACGGACCGACCGGAGGATCTCGTCAACTGGAACAGCGAGACGAGTGCCACGGAGGTCTGCGAGAGCGCCGGCAAGATGCTCCGCGCTGATTACGTCGAGGCCGGCCAGATGCCGGTGGTGCTCGCCAACCGCTTCGGCGGTGTGATCTTCCATGAAGCCTGCGGTCACCTGCTGGAGACAACTCAGATCGAACGGGGCACCACCCCCTTCGCGGACAGCGTCGGTTCGCTGATCGCCCATCCAGCGGTCACGGCGGTTGATGAGGGCCTCAGTGACGGGGCCTTCGGAACCCTCTCCATGGACGACGAAGGCATGGCGCCGGAACGCACGGTGCTGATCGAGAACGGCATCCTGCAGCGGTTCATCAGTGACCGCGCCGGAGAACTCCGGACAGGCCACCGTCGAACCGGCAGTGGTCGGCGCCAGAGCCACGCCTTCGCGGCCGCCAGTCGCATGCGAAACACCTACATCGATGCCGGTCCCCACAAGCCGGAGGATCTGATCGCGTCGGTGGATCACGGTCTTTACTGCAAGGCCATGGGCGGTGGCAGCGTTGGACCCACTGGTCAGTTCAACTTCGCCGTGGAGGAGGGGTATCTGATCGAGAACGGTCAACTGAGACAACCGGTGAAGGGCGCCACGCTGATCGGGGATGCCAAGGAGGTGATGCCGCGAATCTCCATGTGCGCGGATGATCTCGATCTGGCAGCCGGCTTCTGTGGCTCCGTGAGCGGCAGCATCTTCGTCACCGTGGGGCAACCGCACATCAAGGTCGATTCCATCACCGTCGGAGGCCGCTGA
- a CDS encoding TldD/PmbA family protein: MTETNGLNASALRDRLQQLARREGIHQWDLGAACSDDCSVQVDRGEAKQLKAAQRSSITVRVWNGDGLVGITSTTDLSEAGLEKALTGAHEASRFGNPDDVPGFSPLATAPLPELDRPLKQRRGILPLLSTLREAEADLLARHPAINSVPYNGLAESLSQSLYLNSDGALREMQRTQASLYLYAKAEETGRKPRSSGAVRLALGSGDLDVSGCIEEAVERTVSHLAYRPIDTGSYRICFTPEAFLSLLGAFSSMLNARSVLDGVSLSRRESLGTSVAVPFLSLHDDGLHSGNIGASAFDGEGTPTRRISLIEGGVLTNFLHSEATARAFGVAPTGHAGLGAKVSVGPDWFVVSTTEGVSSGHDLHHKTHQDPFVLIEDLSALHAGVKASQGSFSLPFDGWLVKGGERISVEAATVAGDIRTVLNSLLHLETESEVTPRGVSPHVWVDGLSITGEA, encoded by the coding sequence ATGACGGAAACGAACGGTCTCAACGCCTCCGCCCTGCGTGATCGGCTGCAGCAACTCGCCAGACGCGAAGGGATCCATCAGTGGGACCTTGGCGCCGCCTGCAGTGACGACTGCTCTGTTCAGGTCGATCGGGGAGAAGCGAAACAGCTGAAGGCGGCTCAGCGCAGCTCAATCACCGTGCGTGTCTGGAACGGCGATGGGCTGGTGGGGATCACCAGCACCACCGATCTCTCCGAGGCCGGCCTGGAGAAGGCCCTCACCGGAGCCCACGAAGCCAGCCGCTTCGGCAATCCAGACGATGTGCCCGGCTTTTCACCGCTGGCGACGGCACCGCTGCCCGAGCTGGACCGCCCACTGAAACAGCGCCGGGGAATCCTGCCGTTGCTGTCGACCCTGCGCGAGGCCGAAGCCGACCTGCTCGCCCGCCACCCCGCGATCAACAGCGTGCCGTACAACGGACTTGCTGAGTCGCTCTCGCAGAGCCTCTATCTGAACAGCGACGGAGCCCTGCGCGAAATGCAGCGCACCCAGGCCTCGCTTTATCTCTACGCGAAGGCGGAAGAAACCGGTCGTAAACCGCGCAGCTCCGGTGCCGTTCGCCTCGCTCTGGGCAGTGGCGACCTCGACGTGAGCGGCTGCATCGAGGAGGCCGTCGAGCGCACCGTCAGTCACCTCGCCTATCGACCGATCGACACCGGCAGCTATCGGATCTGCTTCACACCGGAGGCGTTTCTGTCTCTGCTCGGGGCCTTCAGCAGCATGCTCAATGCACGCTCGGTTCTGGATGGCGTCAGCCTCAGCCGGCGGGAGTCGCTCGGGACCTCCGTCGCTGTTCCGTTCCTGTCCCTTCACGACGACGGACTGCACAGCGGCAACATCGGCGCATCGGCGTTCGACGGAGAAGGAACACCGACGCGACGGATCAGCCTGATCGAGGGTGGCGTGCTGACCAACTTCCTGCACTCGGAGGCCACAGCCCGGGCCTTCGGCGTCGCACCCACCGGCCATGCCGGCCTGGGCGCGAAAGTCTCGGTCGGTCCGGACTGGTTTGTGGTGAGCACCACAGAAGGCGTCAGCAGCGGTCACGATCTGCATCACAAGACCCATCAGGATCCGTTTGTGCTGATTGAAGATCTCAGCGCCCTGCATGCCGGCGTCAAAGCGAGCCAGGGCTCGTTCTCCCTCCCCTTTGATGGCTGGTTGGTGAAGGGCGGCGAACGCATTTCGGTGGAAGCCGCCACCGTGGCCGGCGATATCCGCACCGTGCTCAACAGCCTTCTGCATCTTGAAACGGAATCGGAAGTCACCCCGAGGGGGGTCAGTCCCCATGTCTGGGTGGACGGACTCTCGATCACCGGCGAAGCATGA
- the fmt gene encoding methionyl-tRNA formyltransferase, whose translation MRVLFWGTPQYAVPTLKALHAAGHEVVGVVTQPDRRRGRGKQLMPSPVKQVALEIECPVFTPERIRRDLECQQALARLNADLSVVVAFGQILPRSVLEQPPLGCWNGHGSLLPRWRGAGPIQWSLLEGDPETGVGVMAMEEGLDTGPVLLERRCRIGLLETAEELALRLSAVTAELMLEALPRIESAGEGPQELRWQRLGVTAQQERNGEVTYARMLTKDDLRLDWSESALALHRRVMALHPNAFTRWRGQRLKVLRCEPLIERLRGELSEDARDLVGRWPTGEGTPGTVLSTEAGLGLVVSTRGCPLLIRAAQLEGKSRSDADTLLQQLRAQPGDQLGNDVDTDT comes from the coding sequence ATGAGAGTGCTGTTCTGGGGCACTCCCCAGTACGCCGTCCCAACTCTGAAGGCACTGCATGCCGCCGGCCACGAGGTGGTCGGTGTCGTCACCCAACCGGACCGGCGGCGGGGGCGTGGGAAGCAGCTGATGCCATCGCCCGTCAAACAGGTGGCGCTGGAGATCGAATGTCCGGTGTTCACCCCGGAACGGATCCGTCGGGATCTGGAGTGCCAGCAAGCACTGGCAAGGCTGAATGCGGATCTGTCCGTTGTGGTGGCTTTCGGCCAGATCCTGCCGAGATCCGTGCTGGAGCAGCCTCCGTTGGGATGCTGGAACGGCCATGGATCCTTGCTGCCGCGCTGGCGCGGAGCCGGACCGATCCAGTGGAGCCTGCTGGAAGGTGACCCGGAGACCGGTGTCGGCGTGATGGCGATGGAGGAGGGCCTGGACACAGGGCCGGTGCTGCTGGAACGGCGCTGCAGGATCGGTCTGCTGGAGACCGCCGAAGAGCTGGCCTTACGCCTGAGTGCTGTGACGGCCGAGCTGATGCTGGAGGCGCTCCCCCGCATCGAATCAGCTGGAGAGGGCCCTCAGGAGCTTCGCTGGCAGCGTCTGGGGGTCACTGCTCAGCAGGAGCGGAACGGGGAGGTGACCTATGCACGCATGCTGACCAAGGACGACCTGCGGCTGGACTGGAGTGAGTCGGCCCTGGCGCTGCACCGGCGTGTGATGGCGCTGCATCCGAACGCTTTCACGCGATGGCGGGGACAACGCCTCAAGGTGCTGCGCTGCGAACCGCTGATCGAGCGTTTGCGCGGGGAACTTTCAGAGGACGCCAGAGATCTGGTCGGTCGCTGGCCGACCGGCGAGGGCACACCCGGGACTGTTCTGAGCACCGAGGCGGGCCTCGGACTGGTGGTCAGCACACGGGGATGCCCCCTGTTGATCCGCGCAGCGCAGCTGGAAGGAAAGTCGCGCAGCGACGCAGACACACTTCTCCAGCAACTGCGCGCTCAGCCCGGCGACCAGCTGGGAAACGATGTCGATACGGACACGTGA
- a CDS encoding DUF6464 family protein, translating into MLVELRQSGSDVLLDRLQLDVPPHPGRWVELNGRSYLVMQRRHRYQLRNGRYEIGSVALVVKPQSRPVDAKAWRHGWVIGDPDCRFNAHSPLLRCAVWPDGPCHECQHRESR; encoded by the coding sequence ATGCTGGTTGAGCTGCGCCAGTCGGGAAGTGATGTGCTGCTGGATCGCCTGCAGCTGGATGTTCCCCCTCACCCCGGCCGCTGGGTTGAACTGAACGGGAGGTCTTACCTGGTGATGCAGCGTCGGCATCGATACCAGCTGCGCAACGGTCGATATGAGATCGGTTCCGTCGCCCTTGTCGTGAAGCCTCAGAGCAGACCAGTTGACGCCAAGGCCTGGCGCCACGGTTGGGTCATCGGAGATCCTGACTGTCGATTCAACGCGCACAGTCCATTGCTGCGTTGTGCGGTCTGGCCGGATGGCCCCTGTCATGAGTGCCAGCACCGCGAGTCGCGATGA
- a CDS encoding DUF475 domain-containing protein produces MDVTALPSISDAFEGVDQWREVLSVLPVLVALELVLSADNAVALAAIARRCRQQDQERLALNIGIALAFVLRIALIVMAQWVLRHPPVQILAATYLLWLFIDHLRSRSNPASEDLPEEGGLSGSLARTVVLLAFTDLAFSIDSVAAAVAISDQTLLIGTGAVIGIIALRFTSGLFIRWLEIYPRLETAGFLAVAFVAVRLFVHVALPAVQQPDWLMFLVVMVLFTWGFSLRNPVVDARHAG; encoded by the coding sequence ATGGATGTCACAGCACTTCCCTCGATCAGCGATGCGTTCGAGGGCGTCGACCAATGGAGAGAGGTCCTCTCCGTGCTGCCGGTGCTCGTGGCCCTCGAGCTGGTGTTGTCGGCTGACAATGCCGTGGCTCTGGCGGCCATCGCGCGTCGTTGTCGTCAGCAGGATCAGGAGCGACTTGCTCTGAACATCGGTATCGCACTGGCGTTCGTGCTCCGGATCGCGTTGATCGTGATGGCTCAGTGGGTGCTGCGCCATCCACCGGTGCAGATCCTGGCGGCGACCTACCTGCTCTGGTTGTTCATCGACCATCTGCGCAGCCGATCGAACCCGGCATCAGAGGATTTGCCCGAGGAGGGCGGTCTGTCCGGCTCACTCGCACGCACGGTGGTTCTGCTGGCCTTCACCGATCTTGCTTTCTCGATCGACAGTGTCGCGGCGGCTGTGGCCATCAGTGATCAGACCCTGCTGATCGGCACCGGCGCGGTGATCGGGATCATTGCCCTGCGATTCACCTCAGGGCTGTTCATCCGCTGGCTGGAGATTTACCCTCGCCTCGAAACCGCCGGTTTTCTCGCGGTGGCCTTTGTGGCGGTTCGTCTGTTTGTGCATGTGGCACTTCCGGCGGTCCAGCAACCCGACTGGTTGATGTTCCTCGTTGTCATGGTCCTGTTCACCTGGGGGTTCTCACTACGGAATCCCGTTGTTGACGCGCGTCATGCTGGTTGA
- a CDS encoding cupin domain-containing protein produces MGAKSIGLAAASTLLFFNAAALAAPKPVIDELFKSNQTLGGRSVVYPEGKPEMRVYKVTLAPGSTIPLHTHPSPVVAFVQEGALHNVRVVDGAEVVDLIVAGEGFLEGSPDEPHYVVNKGTTPAVVMVTFASVEGMPNLVAID; encoded by the coding sequence ATGGGCGCGAAATCAATCGGTCTGGCTGCAGCGTCGACGCTTCTTTTTTTCAACGCTGCCGCTCTGGCGGCACCAAAGCCCGTCATCGATGAATTGTTCAAATCGAATCAGACGCTGGGCGGTCGATCCGTCGTCTATCCAGAAGGAAAGCCGGAGATGAGGGTTTATAAAGTCACTCTCGCTCCCGGTTCAACCATTCCTCTCCATACCCATCCGTCCCCTGTTGTCGCTTTTGTACAGGAAGGCGCCCTGCATAATGTTCGGGTTGTAGATGGTGCCGAAGTCGTTGATCTGATTGTGGCCGGGGAGGGTTTTCTTGAAGGGTCTCCCGATGAGCCGCATTATGTGGTCAACAAGGGGACGACACCAGCTGTTGTGATGGTCACATTCGCTTCTGTTGAAGGAATGCCGAATCTTGTGGCGATCGACTGA
- a CDS encoding DUF3104 domain-containing protein, whose protein sequence is MVAPAACRPAGLPPVFLSVTAGMTVICGDPDGDDWWMADVVHVSCTAREPEVPSLFHVVDVDSGTLRWVCADLVTHIVPGG, encoded by the coding sequence ATGGTTGCCCCTGCTGCCTGCAGGCCCGCTGGTCTGCCACCCGTCTTTCTCAGTGTCACCGCCGGGATGACGGTGATCTGTGGTGATCCGGACGGCGACGATTGGTGGATGGCAGATGTCGTTCACGTGTCCTGTACGGCTCGGGAGCCCGAAGTGCCGAGCCTGTTTCATGTGGTTGATGTCGATAGCGGAACGCTGCGATGGGTCTGCGCCGATCTGGTGACGCATATCGTCCCGGGTGGTTAA
- a CDS encoding DUF3303 domain-containing protein has protein sequence MQHYLIVWSFPTVEGSWQSCPGFADYINGGCPGDQFDGFALQYRVCEPISGSGVAIVQATDIGKVWAHLGPWIEGYGIQFEVNAVVTDREFASMWPAVEAAAAVV, from the coding sequence ATGCAGCATTACCTGATTGTCTGGAGCTTCCCGACAGTTGAGGGGTCCTGGCAGTCATGCCCTGGGTTCGCTGATTACATCAATGGGGGATGTCCTGGTGATCAGTTCGATGGTTTCGCTCTGCAGTACCGCGTCTGTGAGCCGATCAGTGGAAGCGGTGTTGCCATTGTGCAGGCCACTGACATCGGAAAGGTCTGGGCGCATCTCGGTCCCTGGATCGAGGGCTATGGCATTCAGTTCGAGGTCAATGCCGTGGTGACCGATCGCGAATTCGCAAGCATGTGGCCGGCGGTGGAAGCTGCCGCGGCCGTTGTCTGA